A single region of the Sus scrofa isolate TJ Tabasco breed Duroc chromosome 17, Sscrofa11.1, whole genome shotgun sequence genome encodes:
- the TBC1D20 gene encoding TBC1 domain family member 20: MALRSAQGDGPTSPRWDGGAEKADFNAKKKKKVAEIYQALNSDPTDVAALRRMAISEGGLLTDEIRRKVWPKLLNVNTSDPPPTSGKNLRQLSKDYQQVLLDVRRSLRRFPPGMPEEQREGLQEELIDIILLILERNPQLHYYQGYHDIVVTFLLVVGERLATSLVEKLSTHHLRDFMDPTMDNTKHILNYLMPIIDQVNPELHDFMQSAEVGTIFALSWLITWFGHVLSDFRHVVRLYDFFLACHPLMPIYFAAVIVLYREQEVLDCDCDMASVHHLLSQIPQDLPYETLISRAGDLFVQFPPSELAREAAAQQQAERTAASTFKDFELASAQQRPDMVLRQRFRGLLRPEDRTKDVLTKPRTNRFVKLAVMGLTVALGAAALAVVKSALEWAPKFQLQLFP, from the exons ATGGCCCTCCGGAGTGCGCAGGGTGACGGCCCCACGTCTCCTCGCTGGGACGGCGGCGCGGAGAAGGCAG ACTttaatgccaaaaagaaaaagaaagtggcagAGATCTACCAGGCTCTGAACAGTGACCCCACCGATGTGGCTGCCCTTAGACGCATGGCTATCAGTGAAGGAGGGCTGCTGACTGATGAGATCAGACGGAAAGTGTGGCCCAAGCTCCTCAATGTCAACACCAGTGATCCACCTCCTACATCAG GGAAGAACCTGCGACAGCTGAGCAAGGACTACCAGCAAGTGCTGCTGGATGTCCGGCGGTCTCTACGGCGGTTCCCTCCTG gcaTGCCAGAAGAGCAGAGGGAAGGGCTGCAGGAAGAGCTGATCGACATCATCCTCCTCATCCTGGAGCGCAACCCTCAGCTGCACTACTACCAGGGCTACCACGACATCGTGGTCACGTTTCTACTGGTGGTAGGCGAGAGGCTGGCCACATCCCTGGTGGAAAAATTGTCTACCCACCACCTCAG GGATTTCATGGACCCAACAATGGACAACACCAAGCATATATTAAACTATCTGATGCCCATCATTGACCAGGTGAATCCAGAACTCCATGACTTCATGCAGAG TGCTGAGGTGGGGACCATCTTTGCGCTCAGCTGGCTCATCACCTGGTTTGGGCACGTCCTGTCAGACTTCAGGCACGTCGTGCGGTTATACGACTTCTTCCTGGCCTGCCACCCGCTGATGCCCATTTACTTTGCAGCTGTG ATCGTGTTGTATCGAGAGCAGGAAGTCCTGGACTGTGACTGTGACATGGCCTCGGTCCACCACCTGTTGTCCCAGATCCCTCAGGACCTGCCCTATGAGACGCTGATCAGTAGAGCAGGAGACCTCTTTGTGCAGTTTCCCCCGTCCGAACTTGCTCGggaggcagctgcccagcagcaggCCGAGAG AACGGCAGCCTCTACCTTCAAAGACTTTGAGCTGGCATCAGCCCAGCAGAGGCCTGACATGGTGCTGAGGCAGCGGTTTCGGGGACTTCTGCGGCCTGAGGATCGAACAAAAGATGTCCTGACCAAACCAAGGACCAACCGCTTTGTGAAGCTGGCGGTGATGGGGCTGACGGTGGCACTTGGAGcggctgctctggctgtggtgaagaGTGCCCTGGAGTGGGCCCCAAAGTTTCAACTGCAGCTGTTTCCCTAA